From Drosophila subpulchrella strain 33 F10 #4 breed RU33 unplaced genomic scaffold, RU_Dsub_v1.1 Primary Assembly Seq354, whole genome shotgun sequence, the proteins below share one genomic window:
- the LOC119560839 gene encoding neprilysin-2 codes for MLLWGVLICTILMHCDARSVMDGPDNTDSNYKPTSNSTADYLKVYADTMKSYMNISVAPCDDFYEYACGNYPKVKPDRYSWHRRNSFADVIYTLSDIAEQLVTRMDLAEVLNVSSELMVAQRFYNACLGAELHPFNVADPAYLDLIRSFGGFPAIDGAAWNASKFSWFNMSAHLSNYGAKGLIREALLAVYPFVPYTKLPELGFDHIVLEDNISSNSTRAFQLNEKRMRGYLRDFKLPEDKIDEVIAGVFTFWRAVLEVPGQCEVFSPFEIQREFPQWTHYYDISWNGLHVSDKNICDFYYVELDKVCERHPEAVANYLAMQLLYRFDPKIKAPKYQRDYCAVTMQTSMAFLFDKLYMANDFSAEKSSEVSEIVQELRKSLRRSLEEAEWLDSETRQEALLKESGIQSRIGAFEDNALTDRLIREIGSLKVVEDSYASTNINLQRLTVELNRFSSRHYEELANDTKPQMMLLGMQVSAAYYMLDNSINVMAGILEPPIYHRSWPLPLKFGTLGFIVGHELTHGFDTTSSYFDGTGNMRSWWSEKSRQDFEQRAECYMDQYDRYTIPEINRHINGKTTMDENIADNGGLRQALAAYRSLKRRLLEDPGQERISDQMPGLDLTPEQLFFLGFAQVFCAEYQEEHYWKDLTNEHTIDKYRILGAVSNNEDFFQAYNCSVGSGMRPAAKTCRLW; via the exons ATGTTGCTGTGGGGAGTCCTAATTTGCACGATTCTTATGCATTGCGATGCCAGAAGCGTGATGGATGGGCCTGATAATACCGACAGCAATTATAAACCGACTAGTAACTCTACGGCTGACTACCTGAAGGTATACGCTGATACTATGAAATCCTATATGAACATAAGCGTCGCGCCCTGTGACGACTTCTACGAATACGCCTGCGGTAATTATCCAAAGGTAAAGCCGGATCGGTACTCCTGGCACCGGCGGAACAGCTTTGCCGATGTGATCTACACACTGAGCGACATTGCGGAGCAACTGGTAACTAGAATGGATCTGGCGGAGGTTCTTAATGTGTCGAGCGAACTGATGGTGGCCCAAAGATTCTACAATGCCTGCTTGGGAGCAGAGCTCCATCCATTCAATGTAGCCGATCCCGCATACTTGGATCTCATTCGGTCGTTCGGAGGCTTTCCCGCCATCGATGGAGCCGCATGGAATGCCTCCAAATTCAGTTGGTTCAACATGAGCGCCCACCTGAGCAACTATGGAGCCAAAGGACTTATCCGCGAGGCGCTCCTGGCTGTGTATCCCTTTGTGCCCTACACCAAACTGCCCGAACTGGGATTCGATCACATCGTTCTCGAGGATAATATATCCAGTAATTCCACCCGTGCCTTCCAGTTAAATGAGAAGCGGATGCGTGGTTATCTGAGGGACTTTAAGTTACCAGAAGATAAAATCGATGAAGTGATCGCCGGGGTTTTCACATTTTGGAGAGCTGTCCTCGAAGTTCCCGGCCAGTGCGAAGTTTTCTCCCCCTTTGAGATTCAGAGAGAGTTCCCCCAGTGGACGCACTATTATGATATTTCCTGGAACGGGCTCCATGTTTCAGATAAAAATATTTGCGACTTCTACTACGTGGAACTGGACAAGGTGTGCGAAAGACATCCTGAAGCGGTGGCTAACTATCTGGCCATGCAGCTGCTCTATAGGTTCGATCCCAAAATAAAGGCGCCAAAGTACCAAAGGGATTATTGTGCTGTCACGATGCAGACCTCCATGGCGTTCCTATTCGACAAACTCTATATGGCG AATGACTTTAGTGCGGAAAAAAGTTCGGAAGTATCGGAAATTGTGCAGGAACTACGAAAAAGCCTTCGGAGGTCGCTTGAGGAAGCCGAGTGGCTTGATTCAGAAACTCGACAGGAGGCTCTGCTCAAGGAGTCTGGCATTCAGTCCCGCATCGGTGCCTTCGAGGATAACGCTCTAACAGATCGTCTGATCCGTGAAATTGGCAGCCTGAAAGTCGTCGAGGATAGCTACGCCTCTACCAACATCAATCTGCAGCGCCTTACCGTCGAACTCAATCGCTTTAGCAGTCGGCACTATGAGGAACTGGCGAACGATACCAAGCCCCAGATGATGCTGCTGGGTATGCAAGTATCGGCGGCCTACTACATGCTGGACAACTCCATCAACGTGATGGCCGGAATCCTGGAGCCACCCATCTACCACCGCTCCTGGCCACTTCCCCTGAAATTCGGCACCTTGGGCTTCATTGTGGGCCACGAACTGACCCATGGTTTCGACACAACCAGTTCTTATTTTGACGGCACTGGCAACATGCGCTCCTGGTGGTCGGAGAAATCTCGTCAGGATTTCGAGCAACGCGCCGAGTGCTACATGGACCAATATGACAGGTACACAATCCCGGAGATCAACCGCCATATCAACGGAAAGACGACAATGGACGAGAACATTGCCGATAATGGTGGCTTAAGACAGGCTTTGGCGGCCTACCGCAGCCTCAAGAGGCGGTTGCTGGAGGATCCTGGACAGGAGAGGATCAGCGATCAGATGCCAGGTCTCGACCTCACGCCGGAACAGCTATTCTTCCTGGGCTTCGCGCAGGTTTTCTGCGCAGAGTACCAGGAGGAGCACTACTGGAAGGACCTGACCAATGAACACACCATCGACAAGTACCGGATCCTGGGTGCCGTGTCCAACAACGAGGACTTCTTCCAGGCCTACAACTGCTCCGTGGGAAGTGGAATGCGTCCTGCTGCAAAAACATGCCGCCTTTGGTAA
- the LOC119560940 gene encoding uncharacterized protein CG16817 has protein sequence MSSAAGVIPPPVSWAQRNDFLYVIIDVECKDIEHKVTEKSFTFKGVNVLDASKKYEVTLNFLHEVDPEKVTSKNIGRCLEFTIPKKTAGPYWSSLTTDKTKLHFLKANFAKWRDESDEEEGDQKDNGMFGNFLNSPGGDWNNKFDDFNVDDEEEDSDDSIPSLSQNEEEGGEGDKEKPAA, from the exons aTGTCGTCAGCAGCAGG AGTTATTCCGCCTCCAGTTTCATGGGCCCAGCGTAATGACTTTCTCTACGTCATCATTGATGTGGAGTGCAAGGACATCGAACACAA AGTCACGGAAAAAAGCTTCACCTTCAAGGGCGTGAACGTGCTGGATGCGTCGAAGAAGTACGAGGTCACACTGAACTTCCTCCACGAGGTGGATCCCGAGAAGGTGACCAGCAAGAACATCGGCCGTTGCCTGGAATTCACAATACCCAAGAAGACGGCCGGACCCTACTGGTCCTCGCTGACCACGGACAAGACCAAGTTGCATTTCCTAAAGGCCAACTTTGCCAAGTGGCGCGATGAGTCCGACGAAGAGGAGG GTGATCAAAAAGACAACGGCATGTTTGGCAATTTCCTGAACAGCCCTGGTGGCGACTGGAACAACAAGTTCGACGACTTCAACGTcgacgacgaggaggaggactcCGATGACAGCATCCCGAGTCTGTCCCAGAACGAAGAGGAGGGCGGCGAGGGTGACAAGGAGAAGCCAGCTGCCTAG